One part of the Rutidosis leptorrhynchoides isolate AG116_Rl617_1_P2 chromosome 1, CSIRO_AGI_Rlap_v1, whole genome shotgun sequence genome encodes these proteins:
- the LOC139843375 gene encoding uncharacterized protein, whose translation MFNVDQTVEGEYYLAAKGKFKGHDRDTIVVNVYGPHDDNKKRVFFDSLENLMKFDNENMILCGDFNEVRRMEERRNCEFNQRRATRFNKFIDKAGLVDVPLVGKKYTRICDNGKKFSKLDRVLVSGSVLNIWSELSVLVLDMLRSKVIDYGPKPVKVFDSWLKHPDAGNVISEAWDTQVKATRPDIIFRLKLKNLKTALKN comes from the coding sequence ATGTTTAATGTTGATCAAACTGTGGAGGGTGAATATTACCTAGCGGCTAAAGGAAAATTCAAAGGACACGATCGAGATACAATTGTAGTGAACGTATATGGTCCTCACGATGATAATAAAAAGCGAGTGTTTTTCGACAGTTTGGAGAACCTTATGAAATTCGACAATGAAAACATGATATTGTGTGGAGATTTTAACGAGGTTCGGAGGATGGAAGAACGAAGGAATTGTGAATTCAATCAACGAAGAGCTACTCGTTTTAACAAATTTATTGATAAAGCAGGGTTAGTTGATGTTCCTTTAGTTGGCAAAAAGTACACCAGAATCTGTGATAATGGGAAGAAATTCAGCAAGTTGGATAGGGTTTTAGTCTCTGGTTCGGTCCTAAATATATGGAGTGAACTATCAGTTTTGGTTCTCGATATGCTAAGATCCAAAGTCATAGATTACGGGCCCAAGCCCGTAAAGGTTTTTGACTCGTGGCTCAAACATCCTGATGCAGGTAACGTTATTTCAGAAGCATGGGATACTCAGGTGAAGGCAACACGTCCGGATATCATCTTTCGTTTGAAACTCAAAAACTTAAAGACGGCTCTCAAGAACTGA